In Lachnospiraceae bacterium, one DNA window encodes the following:
- the trpS gene encoding tryptophan--tRNA ligase, which yields MGKIILTGDRPTGRLHVGHYVGSLKRRVELQNSGEFDEIYIMIADAQALTDNADNPEKVRQNIIEVALDYLACGLDPAKSTLFIQSQVPELCEMTFYYMDLVTVSRLQRNPTVKSEIQMRNFETSIPVGFFTYPISQAADITAFKATTVPVGEDQAPMIEQTREIVHKFNTVYGGNLVEPDILLPDNKACLRLPGIDGKAKMSKSLGNCIYLSDSEEEVKKKIMSMFTDPNHLRVQDPGQVEGNPVFIYLDAFCRDEHFEKYLPDYKNLDELKAHYTRGGLGDVKVKKFLNNVIQDELRPIRERRKEIAKDIPAVYKILEEGSIKAEKKAAQTLAEMKRAMKINYFEDKELIAEQAARFSSEADA from the coding sequence ATGGGAAAAATCATATTAACCGGCGACCGCCCAACAGGACGCCTTCATGTAGGACATTATGTAGGCTCTTTAAAGAGAAGAGTAGAACTTCAAAATTCCGGTGAGTTTGATGAAATTTATATTATGATCGCAGATGCGCAGGCTCTTACAGATAACGCAGATAACCCTGAAAAAGTACGTCAGAATATCATCGAGGTAGCTTTAGATTATCTGGCATGTGGTCTGGATCCTGCAAAATCTACTTTATTTATCCAGTCCCAGGTACCGGAACTTTGCGAAATGACCTTCTATTATATGGATCTGGTAACTGTATCCAGATTACAGCGTAATCCTACTGTAAAATCTGAGATCCAGATGCGTAATTTTGAAACCAGTATTCCAGTTGGTTTCTTTACCTATCCTATCAGCCAGGCAGCTGATATCACAGCTTTTAAGGCGACCACAGTTCCGGTTGGCGAGGATCAGGCTCCAATGATCGAGCAGACCCGTGAGATCGTTCACAAGTTCAATACTGTATATGGCGGCAATCTGGTAGAGCCGGATATCCTGCTTCCGGATAATAAGGCATGCCTGCGTCTGCCAGGTATCGACGGAAAGGCAAAGATGAGTAAATCCTTAGGAAACTGCATCTATCTGTCTGATTCTGAAGAAGAGGTCAAGAAGAAGATCATGTCCATGTTTACTGATCCGAACCATCTGCGTGTTCAGGATCCGGGACAGGTTGAAGGAAATCCTGTATTTATTTATCTGGATGCATTCTGCCGTGATGAGCATTTTGAAAAATATCTGCCAGATTACAAGAATTTAGATGAATTAAAGGCTCATTATACAAGAGGCGGACTTGGCGATGTTAAGGTGAAGAAGTTCTTAAACAACGTGATCCAGGATGAACTGCGCCCTATCAGGGAGCGCAGAAAAGAGATCGCAAAGGATATCCCGGCTGTATACAAGATCCTGGAAGAAGGAAGCATCAAGGCAGAAAAGAAAGCAGCACAGACTCTTGCAGAAATGAAGCGTGCTATGAAGATCAACTATTTTGAAGATAAAGAGCTGATCGCAGAGCAGGCAGCAAGATTTTCAAGTGAGGCAGATGCGTAA
- a CDS encoding RluA family pseudouridine synthase, whose product MQKLKVTSNEAGQRLDKLLAKYLSQAGKGFLYKMMRKKNITLNGKKCDGSERVQEGDEISLFMADETIEKFSTPLPQLEALGKEHAGNLEKSGKAGKNGENGSRKKKQELSIIYEDKNVIIVNKPSGMLSQKAKEGDVSLNEHILNYLIDSGHLPVSQLRTFKPSICNRLDRNTSGLVVAGTSLQGLQIMNAVLKDRSIHKYYQCVVKGKIHKPQMIAGFLKKDEAKNTVQIYPLEVEGSVPIMTEYVPVKSSDTATLLKVTLITGRSHQIRAHLASIGHPILGDFKYGDPKVNEQIQKKYKVRSQLLHSWKLVMPGKMAQPLDYLAGKEFIAPLPAAFKKVLQGEGLDADS is encoded by the coding sequence ATGCAGAAACTGAAAGTAACTTCCAATGAAGCAGGACAAAGACTTGACAAGCTGCTGGCAAAATATTTAAGCCAGGCGGGAAAAGGCTTTCTCTATAAAATGATGCGCAAGAAAAATATTACCTTAAATGGAAAGAAATGTGATGGTTCGGAGCGTGTACAAGAGGGAGATGAAATAAGCCTGTTTATGGCAGATGAGACCATAGAGAAGTTTTCAACGCCTCTGCCGCAGTTAGAAGCGTTAGGAAAAGAACATGCCGGGAACCTGGAAAAATCTGGAAAAGCCGGAAAAAACGGGGAAAATGGCAGCAGGAAGAAAAAGCAGGAGTTATCCATTATATATGAAGATAAGAATGTCATTATCGTGAACAAACCTTCCGGCATGCTTTCCCAGAAAGCCAAAGAAGGGGATGTTTCCTTAAATGAGCATATTTTAAATTATCTTATTGATTCCGGTCATCTGCCGGTAAGCCAGCTGCGTACTTTTAAGCCTTCTATCTGCAACCGTCTGGATCGCAATACCAGCGGTCTGGTTGTAGCAGGAACTTCCCTGCAGGGGCTTCAGATCATGAATGCAGTTTTAAAGGACCGGAGTATCCATAAATATTATCAGTGCGTTGTGAAGGGAAAGATCCATAAGCCTCAGATGATCGCCGGTTTTTTAAAGAAGGATGAAGCGAAAAATACAGTGCAGATTTATCCGCTGGAAGTGGAAGGAAGCGTTCCTATTATGACAGAATATGTGCCTGTAAAGAGCAGCGATACAGCAACACTTTTAAAGGTCACACTGATCACCGGACGCAGCCATCAGATCCGTGCACATCTGGCTTCTATCGGACATCCTATTTTAGGGGATTTTAAGTATGGAGACCCAAAGGTGAACGAGCAGATCCAGAAGAAATACAAGGTACGTTCCCAATTGCTCCATTCCTGGAAACTGGTGATGCCGGGAAAAATGGCGCAGCCTTTAGATTATCTGGCTGGAAAAGAGTTTATTGCCCCTTTGCCGGCGGCCTTTAAGAAGGTGTTGCAGGGAGAAGGCCTGGATGCGGATTCTTGA
- a CDS encoding SDR family NAD(P)-dependent oxidoreductase, which translates to MKIAVITGASSGMGQESAIGLWEQFSGLDEIWAVGRRKDRLEKLEEKVNIPVRKFALDLSQEKDRELLKEELVRLKPQVKFLVNAAGFGKIGNVCDLPEKDQTGMVQVNCTALTAVTTMVLPFMPQNSRILQFASSAAFLPQPGFAVYAASKAYVLSYSRALNRELKSRKIFVTAVCPGPVRTEFFDIAQTTGEIPLYKKLVMADPGKVVAKAIRDSIAGREVSVYGIWMKVFWVLAKVFPHSLILDIMEKIEYAPGKERW; encoded by the coding sequence ATGAAAATAGCCGTTATAACAGGAGCTTCCTCTGGAATGGGTCAGGAAAGTGCCATTGGTTTGTGGGAACAGTTTTCAGGGTTGGATGAGATCTGGGCAGTAGGAAGAAGAAAAGACCGTCTTGAAAAGCTGGAAGAAAAAGTGAATATCCCGGTACGTAAGTTTGCACTGGATCTGAGTCAGGAAAAAGACAGGGAGCTCTTAAAAGAGGAACTGGTCCGTTTAAAGCCACAGGTAAAATTTCTTGTAAATGCTGCTGGTTTTGGAAAGATCGGCAATGTATGTGATCTTCCTGAAAAAGACCAGACAGGAATGGTACAGGTAAATTGTACGGCCCTGACTGCTGTTACCACCATGGTCCTTCCTTTTATGCCGCAAAACAGCCGTATCCTGCAGTTTGCCTCCAGCGCAGCCTTTTTGCCTCAGCCTGGCTTTGCAGTATATGCAGCATCAAAGGCCTATGTGTTAAGCTACAGCCGGGCGTTAAACAGGGAATTAAAAAGCAGAAAGATATTTGTGACGGCTGTCTGTCCGGGACCGGTGCGCACGGAATTTTTCGATATTGCACAGACAACGGGTGAAATTCCACTGTATAAGAAACTGGTCATGGCTGATCCGGGAAAGGTTGTGGCAAAAGCAATACGGGACAGTATTGCAGGGAGAGAGGTTTCCGTGTATGGGATATGGATGAAGGTATTCTGGGTTCTTGCGAAAGTCTTTCCTCACAGCCTGATCCTGGATATTATGGAAAAGATCGAGTATGCACCGGGAAAGGAACGTTGGTAA
- a CDS encoding YgiQ family radical SAM protein, translating into MIHDYLPINKEDMKKRGWEQCDFVYVSGDAYVDHPSFGTAIISRLLEAHGYKVGIIAQPDWKDNKSIQILGRPRLGFLVSAGNMDSMVNHYSVSKKRRKEDSYTPGGVMGKRPDYAVVVYCNLIRSVYKDVPIIAGGIEASLRRLAHYDYWSNKMKRSILLDAQADIISYGMGEHSIVELADALDSGLDIKDITFIDGTVYKTKNLESVYDYKLLPDYTELLEDKKRYAESFFVQYSNTDPFSGKRLVEPYEGKFYVVQNPPAKPLTQEEMDDVYDLPYMRSYHPSYEAAGGVPAIREIKFSLISNRGCFGGCSFCALTFHQGRIIQARSHESLIDEAKLLTQEPDFKGYIHDVGGPTANFRFPACEKQLTKGACPNKQCLFPEPCKNLRADHSDYISLLRKLRAIPKVKKVFIRSGIRFDYLLKDPGKKFLRELCEYHVSGQLKVAPEHVADKVLMRMGKPKNSVYREFVKEYKQMNEKLGKDQYLVPYLMSSHPGSSMKEAVELAEYLRDLGYMPEQVQDFYPTPSTISTCMYYTGYDCRTMEKVYVPINPHEKAMQRALIQYRNPKNYDLVAEALKIAGRTDLIGFEKKCLIRPRNFDKSVRDEKGFHGHGAGSGSRSTGSRNEKGRNANGKSAGGRNAGPGSRNMEKSPGSKMNTAGSAGKKKGIRNVHKKKGN; encoded by the coding sequence ATGATACATGATTATTTGCCTATCAATAAAGAGGATATGAAAAAAAGAGGCTGGGAACAGTGCGATTTTGTTTATGTTTCCGGAGATGCCTATGTAGATCATCCTTCTTTTGGAACAGCCATTATTTCAAGGCTGCTGGAAGCACATGGCTATAAGGTTGGCATCATTGCCCAGCCGGACTGGAAAGATAATAAAAGTATCCAGATCTTAGGGCGGCCAAGACTGGGATTTTTAGTGTCTGCGGGAAATATGGATTCCATGGTGAACCATTATTCTGTATCCAAAAAGCGCAGAAAAGAGGACTCCTATACTCCGGGGGGAGTTATGGGAAAGAGACCGGATTATGCAGTGGTAGTTTACTGCAATCTGATCCGGTCTGTCTATAAGGATGTTCCTATTATCGCAGGCGGCATTGAAGCCAGCCTTCGCCGCCTGGCTCATTATGATTACTGGTCTAATAAAATGAAGCGGTCTATTTTGCTGGATGCCCAGGCAGACATTATTTCCTATGGAATGGGAGAACATTCTATTGTGGAACTGGCAGATGCTTTAGACAGCGGATTGGATATTAAAGATATTACCTTTATTGACGGTACTGTCTATAAGACAAAGAACCTGGAATCAGTTTATGATTATAAGCTGCTGCCGGACTATACAGAGCTTCTGGAGGACAAGAAAAGGTATGCGGAAAGCTTTTTTGTGCAGTACAGCAATACGGACCCATTTTCCGGAAAACGTCTGGTAGAGCCATATGAAGGCAAGTTCTATGTAGTACAGAATCCGCCTGCAAAGCCGTTAACACAGGAAGAAATGGATGATGTGTATGATCTGCCTTATATGCGAAGCTATCATCCCTCTTATGAGGCTGCCGGGGGTGTTCCTGCGATCCGTGAGATAAAATTCAGCCTTATTAGCAACAGGGGCTGCTTTGGTGGCTGCAGCTTCTGCGCGCTGACCTTCCATCAGGGAAGGATCATCCAGGCGCGAAGCCATGAGTCTCTGATAGACGAGGCAAAGCTTCTTACCCAGGAGCCTGACTTTAAGGGATATATCCATGATGTTGGGGGGCCTACTGCTAATTTCCGTTTCCCGGCCTGTGAAAAGCAGCTGACAAAGGGGGCGTGCCCCAATAAGCAGTGCCTGTTCCCGGAACCATGTAAGAACTTGCGGGCGGACCACAGCGATTATATTTCCTTACTTAGAAAGCTGCGGGCGATCCCAAAGGTAAAGAAGGTATTTATCCGCTCCGGTATCCGTTTTGACTATTTGTTAAAGGATCCGGGAAAGAAGTTTTTGCGGGAACTGTGTGAGTACCATGTAAGCGGCCAACTGAAAGTTGCGCCAGAGCATGTGGCAGATAAAGTGCTTATGCGCATGGGCAAGCCGAAAAACAGTGTTTACAGAGAGTTTGTAAAAGAATATAAGCAGATGAATGAGAAGCTGGGAAAAGACCAGTATCTGGTGCCTTATCTTATGTCCTCCCATCCAGGTTCCTCTATGAAAGAGGCAGTGGAGCTGGCGGAGTATTTAAGGGATCTGGGCTATATGCCGGAGCAGGTGCAGGACTTTTATCCAACACCGTCTACCATCTCTACCTGCATGTATTATACAGGTTATGACTGCCGGACCATGGAAAAGGTGTATGTGCCTATTAATCCTCATGAAAAGGCTATGCAGAGAGCACTGATCCAGTACAGAAATCCGAAGAATTATGATCTGGTGGCAGAGGCTCTTAAGATCGCAGGCAGGACGGATCTCATCGGTTTTGAAAAGAAGTGCCTCATCAGGCCAAGAAATTTTGATAAGAGTGTCCGTGATGAGAAAGGATTCCATGGACATGGGGCAGGTTCTGGCAGCAGAAGCACCGGATCCAGAAATGAAAAGGGCAGAAATGCAAATGGAAAAAGTGCAGGGGGAAGAAATGCAGGTCCAGGCAGCAGAAACATGGAAAAAAGCCCAGGCAGCAAAATGAACACAGCAGGATCTGCAGGAAAGAAAAAAGGCATCCGGAACGTTCATAAAAAGAAAGGAAACTGA
- a CDS encoding HAD family phosphatase — MWMWEAIDIEYLGRFGYDCPADLQKAIEGMSFSETAEYFKERFKLPDSIEEIKEAWIGMSLGKYQKEVPVKPGVREFLEEIAIRGIKAGIATSNGREMVDAVLKSLGLEQYFQVVATACEVAAGKPAPDIYLEVARRLGAKPENCLVFEDVPAGIMAGKNAGMKVIAVEDDFSETMKEEKEQLADRLIHDFYEVL, encoded by the coding sequence ATGTGGATGTGGGAAGCGATCGATATTGAATATTTAGGCCGTTTTGGTTATGATTGCCCTGCAGATCTGCAAAAGGCTATTGAAGGAATGAGTTTTTCTGAGACAGCTGAGTATTTTAAAGAACGTTTCAAATTGCCGGATTCTATTGAGGAGATCAAAGAGGCGTGGATCGGGATGTCTCTGGGAAAGTACCAGAAGGAAGTGCCTGTAAAGCCTGGGGTAAGGGAATTTCTGGAAGAAATTGCCATAAGAGGTATTAAGGCGGGCATTGCCACCAGCAACGGAAGAGAAATGGTAGATGCTGTATTAAAGTCTTTAGGTCTGGAACAATATTTCCAGGTGGTAGCAACTGCCTGTGAGGTGGCAGCGGGAAAGCCTGCTCCGGACATTTATCTGGAAGTAGCAAGACGTCTGGGAGCGAAGCCTGAAAACTGCCTGGTGTTTGAAGATGTGCCTGCAGGCATCATGGCAGGAAAAAATGCAGGAATGAAGGTCATTGCAGTGGAAGATGATTTTTCAGAAACAATGAAAGAGGAAAAGGAGCAGCTGGCTGACCGGCTGATCCATGATTTTTACGAGGTTTTATAA